One region of Flavobacterium sp. GSB-24 genomic DNA includes:
- a CDS encoding chalcone isomerase family protein, which yields MKKILLLLTLLLSLQFSTVSAQTQIDVNGVTVPRKIEYQGKTLQLNGAGGRSKMWLEVYVQALYLSQLSQDPQFIIDSDTEMAIRIEITSSMVSSNKLTKAMNAGFEKSAGANLDQLRPRIETFKSFLSDAITEKDVFILAYNPLDQTLNVYKNEVLKGKIQGFDFKKALFGIWLSDKPVDETLKKNLLGM from the coding sequence ATGAAAAAGATTTTACTATTACTTACTCTCCTTTTAAGCTTACAATTTTCGACCGTTTCGGCACAAACCCAAATCGATGTTAATGGTGTAACAGTTCCTAGAAAAATAGAATATCAGGGTAAAACATTACAACTTAATGGAGCAGGCGGAAGATCAAAAATGTGGTTAGAAGTTTACGTGCAAGCACTGTATTTATCTCAACTAAGTCAAGATCCTCAATTTATTATTGATAGCGACACAGAAATGGCTATCAGAATTGAAATTACATCTTCTATGGTTTCTTCTAATAAATTAACAAAAGCCATGAATGCAGGTTTTGAAAAATCTGCTGGTGCAAATCTTGACCAACTTCGTCCTCGAATTGAAACTTTCAAGTCATTTTTAAGCGATGCTATTACAGAAAAAGATGTGTTTATATTAGCTTACAATCCGCTTGATCAAACTTTAAATGTTTATAAAAATGAAGTTTTAAAGGGAAAAATCCAGGGATTTGATTTCAAAAAAGCATTATTTGGAATCTGGCTTTCTGATAAACCAGTTGATGAAACTTTGAAAAAGAATTTATTAGGAATGTAA
- a CDS encoding Glu/Leu/Phe/Val dehydrogenase dimerization domain-containing protein codes for MKDLLQQFENKAPEIVFNWKDSETEAEGWTVINSLRGGAAGGGTRMRKGLDMNEVLSLAKTMEVKFSVSGPAIGGAKSGINFDPNDPRKKGVLQRWYKAVSPLLKSYYGTGGDLNVDEIHEVIPMTEECGVWHPQEGVFNGHFKPTEADKINRIGQLRQGVIKVIENPKFSPDVTRKYTVADMITGFGVAEAVRHFYATYGGDIKGKKAIVQGFGNVGSAAAFYLAEMGAKVIGIIDRDGGLIKEEGFSFEEIRSLFLNKDGNKLVADNMIPFEEINSKIWTIGAEIFTPCAASRLVTQTQIDSLIANGLEVISCGANVPFADKEIFFGSIMEEVDHKVSLIPDFISNCGMARVFAYFMEKKVQMTDEAIFNDTSEIIKNAIVKAHALNSSKTNISATAFEIALKQLV; via the coding sequence ATGAAAGATTTATTACAACAATTTGAAAACAAGGCACCTGAAATTGTTTTCAATTGGAAAGATTCAGAAACAGAAGCCGAAGGGTGGACTGTTATTAATTCACTTCGTGGAGGAGCTGCGGGTGGAGGAACAAGAATGAGAAAAGGTTTAGACATGAACGAAGTTTTGTCACTGGCTAAAACTATGGAAGTTAAATTCTCTGTTTCCGGCCCTGCAATTGGCGGTGCTAAATCTGGAATAAATTTTGACCCGAACGATCCGCGTAAAAAAGGTGTTTTGCAGCGTTGGTACAAAGCGGTTTCTCCTTTATTAAAAAGTTACTACGGAACTGGAGGAGATTTAAATGTTGACGAGATTCACGAAGTTATTCCGATGACAGAAGAATGTGGTGTTTGGCATCCGCAGGAAGGTGTTTTCAACGGACATTTTAAACCAACTGAAGCTGATAAAATCAACAGAATTGGTCAATTACGTCAAGGTGTAATTAAAGTTATTGAAAACCCAAAATTCTCACCAGACGTTACACGAAAATATACAGTAGCAGATATGATTACTGGTTTTGGTGTTGCAGAAGCGGTTCGTCATTTTTACGCGACTTATGGCGGAGACATAAAAGGTAAAAAAGCAATCGTTCAAGGTTTTGGAAATGTAGGTTCTGCAGCAGCTTTTTATTTAGCTGAAATGGGAGCAAAAGTTATCGGAATTATTGACCGCGACGGCGGATTGATTAAAGAAGAAGGTTTTTCTTTTGAAGAAATCAGATCTTTGTTTTTAAATAAAGACGGAAATAAATTAGTTGCCGATAATATGATTCCGTTTGAAGAGATTAATTCTAAAATCTGGACTATCGGTGCTGAAATCTTCACTCCTTGTGCCGCTTCAAGATTGGTAACTCAAACTCAAATTGACAGCTTAATTGCAAATGGATTAGAAGTTATTTCTTGCGGTGCAAATGTTCCTTTTGCTGATAAAGAAATTTTCTTTGGTTCTATTATGGAAGAAGTAGATCATAAAGTAAGTTTGATCCCGGATTTTATTTCAAACTGCGGAATGGCGAGAGTTTTCGCTTATTTCATGGAGAAAAAAGTTCAAATGACAGACGAAGCTATTTTTAACGATACTTCTGAAATTATAAAAAATGCGATTGTAAAAGCTCACGCTTTGAATTCGTCAAAAACAAATATTAGTGCAACTGCTTTTGAAATTGCATTGAAACAATTAGTGTAG
- a CDS encoding energy transducer TonB gives MSSTISSDQKKSLLLTTAIYAVLILLLLFIRFWPPYNPENNVALADGGGGGGGVTVNFGDSDLGSGANYKSEVLDVKNNIKQAPAKSTPEEAIITQENTTTDNDVVIPTKEKPKKPVPVEKPVQKPVPEKPKVSNSTNDALASIMKGSNKGGDGDDKAAGNKGKANGSLNSNGYYGSGGSGGGTGGGNGTGSGIGSGSGYGAGSGGGSGGGSGYSLNGRKALSKPAPKYTCNEEGKVVVEVTVDQNGKTISATAGVKGTTNTASCLLEQAKIAALNTKWSADANAAAKQVGKIIYNFSLD, from the coding sequence ATGAGTTCCACTATTTCTTCAGATCAAAAGAAATCATTACTACTCACCACAGCAATATATGCTGTACTAATTCTATTGCTTTTATTCATACGTTTTTGGCCTCCTTATAATCCAGAAAATAATGTAGCACTTGCAGATGGCGGCGGAGGTGGCGGTGGCGTTACTGTAAATTTTGGCGATAGTGATCTTGGTTCTGGTGCTAATTATAAAAGTGAAGTTCTGGATGTTAAAAACAATATAAAACAAGCACCTGCAAAATCAACTCCAGAAGAAGCTATTATTACGCAGGAAAATACAACTACAGATAATGACGTCGTAATTCCAACAAAAGAAAAGCCTAAGAAACCTGTCCCAGTTGAAAAACCTGTACAAAAACCTGTTCCTGAAAAACCAAAAGTTTCTAATTCGACAAACGATGCACTAGCAAGCATTATGAAAGGTTCAAATAAAGGTGGTGACGGAGATGATAAAGCAGCTGGAAATAAAGGAAAAGCCAACGGAAGCTTAAACTCTAACGGTTATTATGGAAGTGGTGGTTCTGGCGGAGGAACTGGAGGCGGTAACGGAACTGGAAGTGGTATCGGCTCAGGAAGCGGTTACGGAGCTGGAAGCGGCGGTGGTTCTGGCGGTGGATCTGGATATTCTTTAAACGGACGAAAGGCATTATCTAAACCTGCTCCAAAATATACTTGCAATGAAGAAGGAAAAGTGGTTGTAGAAGTTACTGTTGATCAAAACGGAAAAACGATAAGCGCTACAGCTGGAGTAAAAGGAACAACCAACACTGCAAGTTGTTTATTAGAACAAGCTAAAATTGCAGCATTAAACACAAAATGGTCGGCAGATGCAAATGCTGCAGCCAAACAAGTGGGAAAAATTATTTATAATTTTAGTTTGGATTAA
- a CDS encoding biopolymer transporter ExbD, giving the protein MSIKRKRRFHAEVATSSLSDIMFFLLLFFLIISTLANPNVIKMTLPKAKANEKTNKQLISLSVTEDKKFYIDKQEVDFENLETSLMSKIGTDKEQTVVVRIPFNLQVQDLVDVLQIGVKNNLKFVIATSPK; this is encoded by the coding sequence ATGTCTATTAAACGAAAAAGAAGATTTCACGCCGAAGTAGCGACTTCATCTTTGAGTGATATTATGTTTTTCCTGCTGTTGTTTTTCTTAATTATCTCAACACTGGCAAATCCGAATGTTATTAAGATGACATTGCCAAAAGCGAAAGCGAATGAAAAAACCAATAAACAATTAATTAGTTTGTCGGTTACAGAAGATAAAAAGTTCTACATTGACAAACAAGAGGTTGATTTTGAAAACCTGGAAACAAGTTTAATGTCTAAAATTGGAACAGATAAAGAACAAACAGTTGTTGTTCGAATCCCTTTTAATTTGCAAGTACAAGATTTAGTAGATGTTTTGCAGATAGGAGTGAAGAACAACTTAAAGTTTGTAATTGCGACAAGTCCGAAGTAG
- a CDS encoding MotA/TolQ/ExbB proton channel family protein yields the protein MFSFIQLQTDTIAQASNVVIEKIAPQNEISMFGFIMKGGVFLIPIAILLFYTIYVIFERYMYISRASKIDGRLMQDVGDKLHSGNIELARTIVERNNTAAGNILKEGVLVIGRPIAEIESNMDRAADIEIGEMERRLGHLGLIAGIAPTLGFIGTISGVIKIFYSISVTENISIGNISGGLYEKMISSGSGLIVGIIAYSAYHLLNGKIDDFALKIQKQILEFVNIIQRA from the coding sequence ATGTTTAGTTTTATTCAATTACAAACAGATACAATCGCACAGGCTTCAAATGTAGTGATCGAAAAGATCGCTCCGCAAAATGAAATTTCAATGTTTGGCTTTATTATGAAAGGAGGAGTCTTCTTGATTCCGATTGCGATTCTATTGTTTTATACTATTTATGTAATCTTTGAACGTTATATGTACATCAGCCGAGCTTCAAAAATTGACGGCAGATTAATGCAGGATGTTGGAGATAAATTGCATTCTGGAAATATTGAATTGGCAAGAACAATTGTAGAAAGAAATAATACTGCTGCTGGAAATATTTTAAAAGAAGGAGTTTTGGTAATTGGACGACCAATTGCAGAAATCGAATCAAACATGGACCGCGCCGCAGACATCGAAATTGGCGAAATGGAAAGACGTCTTGGTCATCTTGGACTTATCGCTGGTATTGCGCCAACACTTGGTTTCATCGGAACAATTTCTGGGGTAATTAAAATTTTCTATAGTATTTCGGTTACAGAAAATATTAGTATCGGAAACATTTCTGGAGGTTTATATGAAAAAATGATCAGTTCTGGTTCTGGATTAATTGTTGGTATTATTGCTTATAGTGCTTACCACTTATTAAATGGAAAAATTGATGATTTTGCTTTAAAAATTCAAAAGCAGATTTTAGAATTTGTCAACATAATTCAAAGAGCATAA
- a CDS encoding folylpolyglutamate synthase/dihydrofolate synthase family protein, whose product MNYQETTEWMFDQLPMYQLQGASAYKEDLTNIKLLAAHLDNPQDHLKCIHVAGTNGKGSTSHMLSSVLQEAGYNVGLYTSPHLKDFRERIKINGREISEDFVCGFIAKHKSFFEANDMSFFEMSVGLAFDYFATEKVDIAIIEVGLGGRLDATNIITPLVSIITNIGLDHTQFLGNTLEAIAGEKAGIIKPNVPVVIGEYTEETKPVFLAKAEENKAPIYFASDLIDQIYLSDLVGDYQFHNKKTVQQTISILNNETDFKISNEELKQGLLNVVKNTGLQGRWQQLGENPKIICDTAHNKHGLEVVMNQLKKEAFEKLHIVFGVVNDKDLDSILPLFPKEAQYYFCHPDSSRALPAETLQSEAKKHNLIGEKYDSVAIAFAEAKKNASENDLIYVGGSTFVVAELPLN is encoded by the coding sequence ATGAACTATCAAGAGACTACCGAGTGGATGTTTGATCAACTTCCAATGTACCAATTGCAAGGTGCTTCAGCATACAAAGAAGATTTGACTAATATTAAGTTATTAGCAGCTCACCTTGACAACCCTCAGGATCATTTGAAATGCATTCATGTTGCGGGTACAAACGGAAAAGGTTCTACTTCGCATATGCTTTCTTCGGTTTTACAGGAGGCAGGTTACAACGTAGGATTGTATACTTCTCCACACTTAAAAGACTTTAGAGAAAGGATTAAAATCAACGGAAGAGAAATTTCCGAAGATTTTGTCTGCGGATTCATTGCAAAGCACAAATCTTTTTTTGAAGCCAATGATATGAGCTTCTTCGAAATGTCGGTTGGATTGGCTTTTGATTATTTTGCAACTGAAAAAGTTGATATTGCTATTATTGAAGTTGGCCTTGGAGGAAGATTAGACGCAACAAATATCATTACACCTTTGGTTTCGATAATTACCAATATAGGTTTAGACCACACGCAGTTTTTAGGAAACACATTGGAAGCGATTGCAGGTGAAAAAGCGGGAATTATTAAACCGAATGTTCCAGTTGTAATTGGAGAATATACCGAAGAAACCAAACCTGTTTTTTTAGCTAAAGCTGAAGAAAATAAAGCTCCTATCTATTTTGCATCTGATTTAATTGATCAAATTTATTTGTCTGACTTGGTTGGTGATTATCAATTCCACAATAAGAAAACGGTTCAGCAGACTATTTCAATTCTTAATAATGAAACTGATTTTAAGATTTCGAATGAAGAATTAAAACAAGGCTTGTTAAATGTTGTGAAAAATACTGGTTTACAAGGCAGATGGCAGCAATTGGGAGAGAACCCGAAAATAATATGTGACACTGCGCATAACAAACATGGATTAGAAGTTGTAATGAATCAGCTTAAAAAGGAAGCATTTGAAAAACTTCATATTGTTTTCGGTGTTGTAAATGATAAAGACTTAGATTCTATTTTGCCACTTTTCCCAAAAGAAGCGCAATATTATTTTTGCCATCCAGATTCGTCACGGGCTTTGCCAGCCGAAACTTTACAAAGTGAAGCAAAAAAACACAATTTGATTGGAGAAAAATACGATTCTGTCGCCATCGCTTTCGCGGAAGCCAAAAAAAATGCTTCGGAAAATGATTTAATTTATGTTGGCGGAAGTACTTTTGTCGTTGCCGAATTGCCTTTGAACTAA
- a CDS encoding MerR family transcriptional regulator, which translates to MLVNELSKKTGLSIHTIRYYENLGMIKGLTDEKVTSNNYKHYDANTIERLEIIIEAREVGFTLAEIKKILKSWFESTDSKPETLELFQAKIKEIDDKMKYFKQTKSLLEKVCEKIKSNKD; encoded by the coding sequence ATGCTTGTAAACGAATTATCAAAAAAAACGGGATTATCAATTCATACTATTAGATACTACGAAAATTTGGGAATGATAAAGGGATTGACTGACGAAAAGGTGACATCTAATAACTATAAACACTACGATGCTAATACTATTGAGCGTTTAGAAATTATCATAGAAGCAAGAGAAGTGGGATTTACTCTAGCAGAAATAAAAAAAATATTGAAAAGCTGGTTCGAAAGCACTGATTCAAAACCGGAAACATTAGAACTTTTTCAAGCCAAAATAAAAGAGATTGATGATAAAATGAAATATTTCAAACAGACTAAAAGTCTTCTCGAAAAAGTATGCGAGAAAATAAAAAGCAATAAAGATTGA
- a CDS encoding DUF1801 domain-containing protein — protein MTSYSANSKVDFYFEKEEKWKAELEQLRAIVLNCHLAEELKWGVPCYTFEKSNIVLIHAFKDYCALLFFKGALMKDPDKILIQQTENVQAARQVRFINLKEIESKKEVLKQYIYEAAEIEKAGLKVELKKVSEFEIAQEFQVKLDSDPDLKKAFYALTPGRQRAYLLHFSQPKQSKTREGRVEKNIPNILIGKGLND, from the coding sequence ATGACTAGTTACAGTGCAAATTCTAAAGTTGATTTTTATTTTGAGAAAGAAGAAAAATGGAAAGCTGAATTAGAACAATTGCGTGCTATTGTTTTGAATTGTCATTTAGCTGAAGAGTTAAAATGGGGAGTTCCTTGTTATACTTTCGAAAAGTCAAATATTGTTTTGATTCATGCATTCAAGGATTATTGTGCTTTACTGTTTTTTAAAGGTGCTTTGATGAAGGATCCAGATAAGATATTAATTCAGCAAACAGAAAATGTTCAAGCAGCACGTCAAGTTCGTTTTATTAATCTTAAAGAAATAGAAAGTAAAAAAGAGGTGCTTAAACAATATATTTATGAAGCTGCTGAAATTGAAAAAGCTGGTTTAAAAGTAGAACTGAAAAAAGTTTCTGAATTTGAGATTGCGCAAGAGTTTCAAGTTAAACTAGATAGCGATCCTGATTTGAAAAAGGCTTTTTATGCTCTAACTCCAGGCAGACAGAGAGCTTATTTGCTCCATTTTTCGCAGCCTAAACAATCTAAAACAAGAGAGGGAAGGGTAGAGAAGAATATCCCAAATATTCTTATTGGAAAAGGTTTAAATGACTAG
- the lpxA gene encoding acyl-ACP--UDP-N-acetylglucosamine O-acyltransferase, with protein MKNNRIGKRAVIGKNVHIGEFTSIENDVIIGDNTWIGNNVNVLSGTRIGENCEIHSGAILGGIPKDLKYNNECTFLEIGNYTIIREFVTVNKGTASKYRTVIGNNNLIMSSAHIGHDCIIGNNCIIGFSVGIAGEVNVGDWCNISGLTAIHQFSTIGEHAMVSGLSRVVKDVPPYILAAHEPLQYAGLNTLGLKRRGFDSSKRDELKSIYRILFQERRNIKFALQLIESEFKQTLERDKIMNFINDSKRGIIKGYEYRS; from the coding sequence TTGAAAAATAATAGGATTGGGAAAAGAGCGGTTATTGGGAAGAATGTTCATATTGGTGAATTTACTTCAATTGAAAATGATGTTATAATTGGCGACAATACTTGGATTGGTAATAACGTAAATGTTTTAAGTGGCACAAGGATTGGAGAAAATTGTGAAATTCATTCTGGTGCTATTTTAGGTGGAATTCCTAAAGATTTGAAATATAATAATGAATGTACTTTTCTAGAAATTGGCAATTATACTATTATTCGTGAATTTGTTACCGTAAATAAGGGAACTGCGTCAAAGTATAGAACTGTGATTGGCAATAATAATTTGATTATGTCTAGTGCGCATATAGGTCATGATTGTATTATTGGTAATAATTGTATCATAGGTTTTAGTGTTGGAATAGCAGGTGAAGTGAATGTTGGTGATTGGTGTAATATTAGCGGACTAACAGCTATTCATCAATTTTCTACTATAGGTGAGCATGCTATGGTTAGTGGTTTAAGCCGTGTTGTTAAAGATGTTCCTCCTTATATTCTAGCGGCACACGAGCCTTTGCAATACGCTGGGCTAAATACATTAGGATTAAAGAGAAGAGGCTTTGATTCTTCTAAAAGAGATGAATTGAAATCTATTTATAGAATTTTGTTTCAAGAGCGAAGAAATATTAAATTTGCTTTGCAATTAATTGAAAGTGAGTTTAAGCAGACTCTAGAGCGTGATAAAATTATGAACTTCATTAATGATTCTAAACGAGGAATTATTAAAGGTTACGAATATAGATCTTAA
- a CDS encoding Crp/Fnr family transcriptional regulator, translated as MEKLIQIINGFQELDFETEEAIKKYFVLEKYKKNELIIEQGKICKKVYFIRSGTVRRFSFENEIEVTKWIYTDDQFVTSLSSFFEQKPSFENFQTCEETILYSLSYSDEQILLEYPLFSKFHINQLRLYLSKINEFNHLFRVMTAQEKYLFLLDSFPQIIIKAKLKHIASLIGVSQETLSRIRASIS; from the coding sequence ATGGAAAAACTAATTCAGATTATAAATGGTTTTCAAGAATTAGATTTCGAAACAGAAGAAGCGATAAAGAAATATTTTGTTCTTGAAAAATATAAAAAAAATGAATTGATTATTGAGCAAGGTAAGATCTGTAAAAAAGTATATTTTATTAGATCTGGAACTGTTCGAAGATTTAGTTTTGAGAACGAGATAGAAGTCACAAAGTGGATTTATACCGATGATCAGTTTGTAACATCCTTAAGTAGTTTTTTTGAGCAGAAACCATCATTTGAAAATTTTCAAACCTGTGAAGAGACTATTCTGTATTCGTTATCTTATTCTGATGAACAGATCTTATTAGAATATCCGCTTTTTTCAAAATTTCATATTAATCAATTGCGTCTTTATCTTTCTAAGATTAATGAATTTAATCATCTATTTCGTGTAATGACTGCACAGGAGAAATACTTATTTCTTTTGGATTCTTTTCCTCAAATAATCATCAAAGCAAAATTAAAACATATCGCTTCCCTAATTGGTGTTAGCCAGGAAACTTTAAGTAGAATTCGAGCTTCAATTTCTTGA
- a CDS encoding FtsX-like permease family protein, which yields MNLEYFIATRLITAKNYKSSISAPIIKIAISAIAIGIIMMIVSVATGIGLQKKIRDKVSAFNGQIIISNYDNNNSEVTIVPISKKQDFYPNFKSVPEVSHIQAIASKAGIIRTENAFEGIVFKGVGADYDWNNINEYIVEGKLPDFSKALNEDVIISRFLADRLNLKVGDQFNTFFIKEEQGKLPNSRRFKISAIFNSGFQDFDATYIIGDIRHIQRINRWNEDQIGAFEVFVKDFNDIKSAGDQIYEQTSSNLDTKTIIEKYSYIFDWLQLFDFNIVIILAVMILVATINMVVALLVLILERTQMIGILKSMGANNWTVRKIFLYNAFYLILRGLFWGNLIGISILLIQQHFGIIQLNPENYYVNQAPVYLNWIYILLLNLLTIAICFLVLLIPSYIITKISPVKAIRFD from the coding sequence TTGAATTTAGAATATTTTATAGCCACAAGACTTATTACTGCCAAAAACTACAAAAGCAGTATTTCGGCGCCCATAATAAAAATTGCTATTTCTGCAATTGCAATAGGAATTATTATGATGATTGTTTCGGTTGCAACTGGAATAGGATTGCAGAAGAAAATCCGTGATAAAGTTTCGGCATTTAACGGACAGATTATAATTTCTAATTATGATAATAATAATTCTGAAGTTACTATAGTTCCAATTTCCAAGAAACAAGATTTTTATCCAAATTTTAAATCAGTTCCAGAAGTTAGTCATATACAAGCGATAGCAAGTAAAGCAGGAATTATTAGAACTGAAAATGCATTTGAAGGAATTGTGTTTAAAGGAGTAGGTGCCGATTATGATTGGAACAATATTAATGAATACATTGTAGAAGGAAAACTGCCTGATTTTTCAAAAGCATTAAATGAAGATGTTATTATTTCTAGATTTCTGGCAGATCGATTAAATTTAAAAGTAGGAGATCAATTCAATACATTCTTTATTAAAGAAGAGCAGGGAAAACTTCCTAATAGTCGTCGATTCAAAATTTCGGCCATATTTAATTCGGGGTTCCAGGATTTCGATGCAACATATATAATAGGAGATATTCGTCATATTCAGAGAATTAATAGATGGAATGAGGATCAAATTGGAGCATTTGAAGTTTTTGTAAAAGACTTTAACGATATAAAATCTGCAGGTGATCAGATTTATGAGCAGACGTCTTCGAATCTAGATACCAAAACCATTATAGAAAAGTATAGTTATATTTTTGATTGGCTTCAGTTGTTTGATTTCAATATCGTAATCATCTTGGCAGTAATGATTCTAGTTGCTACAATCAATATGGTTGTTGCTTTATTAGTACTTATTCTAGAGAGAACTCAAATGATTGGAATTTTAAAATCGATGGGAGCAAATAATTGGACAGTTCGCAAAATATTTCTTTACAATGCATTCTATTTAATCCTTCGCGGATTATTCTGGGGAAATTTAATTGGGATTTCAATTTTATTAATCCAGCAGCACTTTGGAATAATTCAGCTTAATCCTGAAAATTACTATGTAAATCAAGCTCCAGTTTATCTAAATTGGATTTATATACTTTTATTGAATTTACTAACTATCGCTATTTGTTTTTTAGTGTTATTAATACCATCATATATAATAACCAAAATATCTCCGGTAAAAGCAATTCGTTTCGATTAA
- a CDS encoding YkgJ family cysteine cluster protein, which produces MKQILNNLSKLAKDKHIENKKYFDKLKKKQPKNLDYIMQDLHNAEFKRTDCLKCANCCKTTGPLFTLADIERISKHLRQKPQQFIEQYLRIDEDKDYVLQSVPCTFLDSENYCMIYDVRPKACREFPHTDRNKFHQISHLTLKNVEICPAAFNIVEEMKKKLPL; this is translated from the coding sequence TTGAAACAGATTTTAAATAACTTAAGTAAGTTAGCCAAAGATAAGCATATCGAGAATAAAAAGTATTTCGATAAGCTCAAAAAGAAACAGCCGAAGAATTTAGATTACATTATGCAGGATTTGCACAATGCAGAATTTAAAAGAACCGATTGTTTGAAATGCGCTAATTGTTGTAAAACAACAGGTCCACTATTTACTTTGGCTGACATTGAGCGTATCTCAAAACACTTAAGACAAAAGCCACAGCAGTTTATTGAGCAATATCTTCGAATTGATGAAGACAAAGATTATGTTTTACAAAGCGTTCCTTGTACTTTTCTGGATAGCGAAAACTATTGTATGATTTATGATGTTCGCCCAAAAGCCTGTAGAGAATTTCCACATACTGATAGAAATAAGTTTCATCAAATATCTCACTTAACATTAAAAAACGTTGAAATTTGTCCAGCAGCTTTTAATATAGTAGAAGAGATGAAAAAGAAACTTCCATTATAG
- a CDS encoding class I SAM-dependent methyltransferase, with translation MKDLFGKAIFDFYTNNSPEDIITETSISEEDEMSIEYLFRSYNEMPLIEQKALQLAKGKTLDVGCGAGSHALSLQNERNLDVTAIDISEKAIETCLLRGIKNAKVENILDFEGEKFDTILLLMNGTGIFGKLKDCNKYLGKLKSLLNSGGQILIDSSDIIYMFDEDEDGGKWIPSENDYYGELVFNLSYKNEKEEAFNWLYLDYNTLQNAAIANGLNCELILEGEHYDYLAKLSI, from the coding sequence ATGAAAGATCTTTTTGGAAAAGCGATATTTGATTTCTATACCAATAATTCACCTGAAGATATTATTACAGAAACTTCGATTTCTGAAGAAGATGAAATGAGCATTGAATATCTCTTTCGCTCTTATAATGAAATGCCTTTAATTGAACAAAAAGCATTGCAACTGGCAAAAGGAAAAACACTCGATGTTGGTTGCGGAGCGGGAAGCCATGCCCTCTCACTACAAAATGAACGTAATCTAGATGTAACTGCTATCGATATTTCGGAAAAAGCAATCGAAACTTGTCTTCTTAGAGGAATTAAAAATGCTAAAGTTGAAAACATTTTAGATTTTGAAGGTGAAAAATTTGATACCATTTTACTTCTAATGAACGGAACTGGAATTTTTGGTAAATTAAAGGACTGCAATAAATATCTTGGAAAATTAAAATCGCTTCTAAATTCTGGCGGACAAATTTTAATTGACAGCTCCGATATCATTTATATGTTTGATGAGGATGAAGATGGCGGCAAATGGATACCTTCTGAAAATGATTATTATGGAGAACTTGTTTTTAATTTAAGTTACAAAAACGAAAAAGAAGAAGCTTTTAATTGGTTATATTTAGATTATAACACACTTCAAAATGCTGCGATTGCGAATGGATTAAATTGTGAGCTGATTCTCGAAGGTGAACATTACGATTATTTAGCTAAACTTTCTATTTAA
- a CDS encoding YfiT family bacillithiol transferase, producing the protein MTELDLEKLKYPIGKFIAPNDYSVTYLSEKIEEIESFPKRLKNETLHLTDEQLDTPYRPDGWTVRQVIHHCAESHMNCYIRIKWALTENNPVIKAYDEVLWSELNDNLTMPIQPTLDLLKGLHFRLAYIMKNLSESDLEKTFVHPSDNSENKIKKIIGSYAWHGNHHLAHITSLKKYKNWN; encoded by the coding sequence ATGACCGAATTAGATTTAGAAAAATTAAAATATCCGATTGGAAAATTTATAGCTCCTAATGATTACTCTGTAACATATCTTTCAGAAAAAATTGAAGAAATAGAAAGTTTCCCAAAGAGATTAAAAAATGAAACACTTCATTTAACCGACGAACAATTAGACACGCCATATCGTCCAGACGGATGGACAGTGAGACAAGTTATTCATCATTGTGCAGAAAGTCATATGAATTGTTACATTCGAATTAAATGGGCTTTAACAGAAAACAATCCAGTGATTAAAGCTTATGATGAAGTTCTTTGGTCTGAATTGAATGACAATCTAACGATGCCAATACAGCCGACACTTGATTTATTGAAAGGACTTCATTTTAGATTAGCTTATATAATGAAAAATTTATCAGAATCTGATTTGGAGAAAACTTTTGTTCATCCTTCAGATAATTCAGAAAATAAAATCAAAAAGATTATCGGATCATATGCTTGGCATGGAAATCATCATTTAGCACATATTACTAGCTTAAAAAAATATAAAAACTGGAATTAA